From a single Leishmania infantum JPCM5 genome chromosome 36 genomic region:
- a CDS encoding vacuolar protein sorting-associated protein-like protein, with protein sequence MASIEIPPEDRQHIDYLADLFAVIVAIEQIEKANRRDLINQDQYDTTVRRLLEKYKNTVAHLQGARNPYFTTIDDFFDKYCARFLAARATIRDGPMSSPNENNARFLARQSVECSDHFITLLDSLRLQQTSVDVLNPPLGDLLQVLRKLGLSKEEFCVRLQNWQRRLDSMSAADMLDESAARDFAYDLDRGYACFKAFLESDPTLSTRR encoded by the coding sequence ATGGCGTCGATTGAAATTCCGCCTGAGGATCGGCAGCATATCGACTACCTCGCCGATCTTTTTGCCGTCATCGTTGCCATCGAGCAGATCGAGAAGGCCAACCGCCGAGACCTGATCAATCAAGACCAGTACGACACCACAGTTCGTAGGCTTCTGGAGAAGTACAAGAATACCGTAGCGCACCTGCAGGGCGCACGCAACCCGTACTTCACGACGATCGATGACTTCTTTGACAAGTACTGCGCGCGCTTTCTGGCGGCACGGGCGACGATCCGGGACGGTCCGATGAGCAGCCCGAATGAAAACAACGCTCGCTTTCTCGCGCGTCAGTCGGTGGAGTGTAGCGACCACTTCATCACCTTGCTTGACTCtctgcgcctccagcagaCCTCCGTCGATGTTCTTAACCCACCTCTCGGCGACCTTCTGCAAGTCTTGCGAAAGCTGGGCCTGAGCAAGGAGGAGTTCTGCGTGCGCCTGCAGAATTGGCAGCGACGTCTGGACAGCATGAGCGCCGCGGACATGTTGGACGAGTCCGCGGCGCGTGACTTCGCCTACGACCTAGATCGCGGGTATGCCTGCTTTAAGGCGTTCTTGGAGAGTGATCCGACGCTGTCCACGCGAAGgtag
- a CDS encoding putative aldehyde dehydrogenase → MTQYFEVKNPATGAVVGKYMQQQASDIAKAVENARVAQKAWAQLTYDQRAVHLKRMKAFLAANAERATDVIVSCSGKTRQDALATEVLSGVLACDWYAKNTKRVLAPQKLPVGSILFSNKSNTIHYEPVGVVGIISPWNYPFSIPFGEVLMGLMAGNAVLLKVATNSTPVGCFIEEVVQAAELPVGLFQHLIVSGAEAGRALLEAGINKLFFTGSVGVGKKLMAEAAKTLTPVSLELGGNDPMLVLKDASIERAVNCACWGGYQNAGQSCGGVERIYVDESIYPEFLAQLKAKTEALRHGPDTGAFDVDIGCLTTKGQYETIAAQVKEALAQGATIEAQSRPSANCPKDGLFYPATVLSGCTPSMRIMKEETFGPILPVVPFKTEEEGIQMANDCTMALTSSVHSRNMKHAKEVAMRLESGVVTINDHLYSHGMSEAPWGGWKESGIGRTHGYLGLKEMVNAKCINSDLMPSGLLPRNLWWYPFTRETDAMLRNVLSFVAPTSICKMLSSLWYIITHCRYMFHPWEIKSTPK, encoded by the coding sequence ATGACGCAGTACTTCGAGGTCAAGAACCCGGCCACGGGTGCGGTAGTGGGCAAGTACATGCAGCAACAGGCATCCGATATTGCAAAGGCTGTCGAGAACGCACGGGTGGCGCAGAAAGCGTGGGCTCAGCTCACGTACGACCAGCGAGCAGTGCACCTGAAAAGGATGAAAgccttcctcgccgccaacgccgagCGCGCGACCGACGTGATCGTGTCTTGCAGCGGTAAGACTCGCCAGGATGCGCTCGCGACGGAGGTGCTCTCAGGAGTTCTGGCGTGCGACTGGTATGCCAAGAACACCAAGAGGGTGCTGGCACCGCAAAAGCTGCCGGTCGGCTCCATTTTATTCTCTAACAAGTCGAACACAATCCACTACGAGCCGGTGGGCGTTGTCGGCATCATCTCTCCGTGGAACTACCCCTTCTCCATCCCGTTCGGTGAGGTACTGATGGGGCTGATGGCCGGCAATGCGGTACTGCTGAAGGTGGCTACGAACTCCACTCCTGTCGGCTGCTTCATTGAAGAAGTGGTGCAGGCGGCGGAGTTGCCGGTGGGACTGTTTCAGCATCTCatcgtcagcggcgccgaggccggccgggcgctgctggaggctgGTATCAACAAGCTCTTCTTTActggcagcgtcggcgtTGGCAAGAAGCTCATGGCCGAGGCGGCCAAGACGCTGACCCCGGTGTCCCTGGAGCTCGGCGGCAACGACCCGATGTTGGTACTCAAGGACGCCTCGATTGAGCGTGCCGTAAACTGTGCTTGCTGGGGTGGCTATCAGAACGCCGGCcagagctgcggcggcgtggagcGCATCTACGTGGATGAGTCCATCTACCCCGAGTTCCTTGCCCAGCTGAAGGCAAAgacagaggcgctgcgccatgGCCCGGACACCGGCGCCTTTGATGTGGACATAGGTTGCCTCACAACCAAGGGTCAGTACGAAACGATTGCTGCGCAGGTGAaagaggcgctggcgcagggtGCCACGATTGAGGCGCAGAGCCGCCCTAGCGCGAACTGCCCCAAGGACGGTCTCTTCTACCCAGCCACGGTCCTCAGCGGCTGCACGCCATCGATGAGAATCATGAAGGAAGAGACCTTCGGCCCGATCCTCCCCGTGGTACCCTTcaagacggaggaggagggcatccAGATGGCGAACGACTGCACCATGGCCCTCACGAGCAGTGTGCACTCTCGCAATATGAAACATGCCAAGGAggtggcgatgcggctgGAGAGCGGCGTAGTCACCATCAACGATCACCTCTACTCTCACGGAATGTCGGAAGCGccgtggggtgggtggaagGAGAGCGGAATCGGCCGTACGCACGGCTACCTGGGGTTGAAGGAGATGGTGAATGCAAAGTGCATCAACTCGGATCTGATGCCCTCCGGCTTGCTGCCCCGCAATCTCTGGTGGTACCCGTTCACTCGCGAAACAGACGCGATGCTCCGCAACGTGCTGTCCTTTGTTGCCCCCACGAGCATCTGCAAGATGCTGTCGAGCCTGTGGTACATCATCACGCACTGCAGGTATATGTTCCATCCATGGGAGATAAAGAGCACGCCGAAATGA
- a CDS encoding putative helicase, which produces MDDVKKDDDCSTLRALVSSTSELHPGGGANRDEDDMSELVPLLQRSRSQRFPPPSFALAPAVPLPLWQRVALSSLQSREASLLSQRKFRHIRQSLVRDLGRYHVELQERAEKQRQQQREARVRAGERVAAGVRRYWSRRGDAYQQLAKVEFDVMKHQHDRRKQEDLLRETEELTRKLLESIFSAARKQPASASATAVEGGVVDCSANGMHHRTPEAPLRETTPPLFPVTAPSHASFWDKVGDDDAAPIEAALSLLDTEGGQRPLRHYQRSALRWMVHLYENNLNGILADEMGLGKTVQTIALLCYFAEYHNDWGPHLIVVPTTVVLNWKAELERWSPGLKVLTYIGSTKERHLLRKGWTSEDAFHVCVTSYNLVVQDRKAFRRRPWGFLVLDEAHHVKNFMSLKWQSLFDLQAEYRLLLTGTPLQNSIMELWSLFHFLLPFASAFRSNAEFKEWFSNPMDEMITGRSTLNEDIVRRLQALIRPFMLRRLKKDVETQLPTKTEKVVLCHLSRRQRSLYDDYMQLAETRQKLRGGGGAGGVLSVLLALRKVCDHPDLFEERPTTSPLVLSYDAVVEQRVPREALLLDNDDRGRWRFPCFHVLDVNDDGGRVNSTQGQTEVSGSDWAVCERERRSDLFLSGTGAPAPWWLFLTHVERPDAPSEDAMASFAKRFSPTFLEGPLRRRREPAPDASQLCNCSAALKAAFFSVLAQARQQCRSRHHHTTAAQWQRYHAIQTARNTYVPPTCRLSLRQTVLAQRHPSLCPSIAVRAAALLPVLERVCVYVPAVLAAHPPRLQWSLPIPHPGPFEALSREGCAPLIGAVAKAQDAAQCGRAPPRRRYDAAFFLQEMWPIQVRRSFLFPDKRLLIHDCGKLQFLETALKKMRDDGHRMLIFTQFVHMLNILERFLALIGIVYTRLDGSTKAELRQQYVDRFNADPRITCMILSTRSGGIGLNLTGADTVIFYDSDWNPTIDLQAQDRCHRIGQTRPVTIYRLISEHTVEESILEKARERKKLNNVVIRGGQFHTIAGVSGQYDDSAAAFAALSNPVNLRSFFHDLDEDATVASAPSAVPIDASDSAGAASSRLDVLEAMADVEDAEDRAAGQELQREIAAHAAEEAKGGGDDDSSGLPHQGGTLYSCSEREKELGPSAACVVNEDAKWQTRLPNSFLDALLLPSTRLGSGAAFHGSEGSSVDSVSSAQSSSAAALLLAVRKRQREIATKAHAPVDQFLAFQYARCHRADAEERYNALVLSYGPHVNESVGDDADLEKARMGLFQPRFRVEYRLGP; this is translated from the coding sequence ATGGACGACGTGAAGAAAGACGATGATTGCTCAACTCTCCGTGCGCTGGTGTCATCGACCAGCGAGCTACACCcaggtggtggtgcgaaCAGAGATGAGGACGACATGTCAGAGCTAGTACCGCTTCTtcagcgcagccgctcacAGCGATTTCCTCCGCCGTCTTTTGCGCTCGCTcccgcggtgccgctgcctctgtgGCAGCGTGTagccctctcctctctgcaGTCGCGTGAGGCGTCGCTCCTGTCGCAGCGCAAGTTCAGGCACATTCGCCAATCCCTCGTCCGAGACCTCGGCCGTTACCACGTGGAGCTTCAAGAGCGcgcggagaagcagcgccagcagcagcgtgaggCGCGAGTACGCGCTGGCGAGCGCGTTGCGGCCGGGGTGCGCAGGTACTGGTCCAGGCGTGGCGACGCGTACCAGCAGCTGGCAAAGGTGGAGTTCGATGTGATGAAGCACCAGCACGACCGCCGCAAGCAGGAGGACCTACTGCGCGAAACGGAGGAGCTGACGCGCAAGCTCCTCGAGAGCATTttcagcgccgcccgcaAACAGCCAGCCTCCGCATCTGCAACCGCCGTGGAAGGTGGGGTCGTCGACTGCAGTGCTAATGGAATGCACCACCGCACCCCCGAAGCGCCTCTACGGGAGACTACGCCGCCCTTGTTCCCGGTGACCGCGCCGTCACACGCGTCCTTCTGGGACAaggtcggcgacgacgacgccgccccGATCGAGGCGGCGCTTTCGCTGCTGGACACGGAGGGCGGACAGCGACCGCTGCGGCACTATCAGCGCTCCGCCCTACGATGGATGGTTCACTTGTACGAAAACAACCTCAACGGCATCCTCGCTGACGAGATGGGGCTGGGCAAGACAGTGCAGACCATTGCACTCCTCTGCTACTTCGCCGAATACCACAATGACTGGGGGCCACACCTGATTGTGGTGCCGACGACTGTCGTGCTGAACTGgaaggcggagctggagcggtgGTCACCGGGGCTCAAGGTGCTCACGTACATCGGGTCCACCAAGGAgcgccacctgctgcgcaaAGGGTGGACAAGCGAGGACGCCtttcatgtgtgtgtgacttCGTACAACTTGGTCGTGCAGGACCGTAAGGCGTTTCGCCGCCGTCCGTGGGGGTTTCTCGTCCTCGACGAAGCCCATCACGTCAAGAACTTCATGAGCCTAAAGTGGCAGTCGCTCTTTGATCTGCAGGCAGAGTACCGCCTATTGCTAACCGGCACCCCGCTGCAAAACTCGATCATGGAGCTCTGGTCCCTCTTCCACTTCCTGCTCCCCTTCGCCTCGGCGTTTCGCTCCAACGCGGAGTTCAAGGAATGGTTCAGCAATCCGATGGACGAGATGATAACAGGACGGTCGACGTTGAATGAGGACATCGTGCGGCGTCTGCAGGCCCTCATTCGGCCATTcatgctgcggcggctcaAGAAAGATGTTGAGACGCAACTACCTACCAAGACGGAGAAGGTCGTACTCTGCCACCTCTCACGTCGTCAGCGTTCCCTGTACGACGACTACATGCAACTCGCCGAAACACGGCAAAAgctgcgtggtggcggcggcgctggcggcgtgcTGAGCGTGCTACTGGCGTTGCGCAAGGTGTGCGACCACCCTGACCTCTTCGAGGAGCGACCCACCACCTCTCCACTGGTTCTCAGCTACGACGCCGTCGTTGAACAGCGGGTGCCGCGTGAGGCACTACTCCTAGACAACGATGACCGAGGCCGATGGCGTTTTCCGTGCTTCCACGTGCTTGATGTaaacgacgacggcggtaGGGTGAACAGCACGCAAGGGCAGACAGAGGTGTCAGGCTCGGACTGGGCGGTCtgcgagcgcgagcgccgaTCAGATCTGTTTCTCTCTGGTACTGGAGCACCCGCGCCGTGGTGGCTCTTTCTCACCCACGTAGAGCGACCTGATGCGCCGTCGGAGGATGCAATGGCGTCGTTTGCGAAGCGTTTCAGCCCCACCTTCCTCGAAGGACCGTTAAGGCGCCGACGCGAGCCGGCACCGGATGCTTCTCAACTGTGCAACTGTAGCGCTGCCCTGAAAGCGGCCTTTTTTAGCGTCTTGGCACAGGCCAGACAACAGTGCCGCTCGCGACACCACCACACCACGGCCGCGCAGTGGCAGCGCTACCACGCTATTCAGACAGCGCGGAACACATATGTGCCACCTACGTGTCGGCTGTCGCTTCGACAAACCGTCTtagcgcagcggcacccgtctctctgcccctccatcgccgtgcgcgccgctgccctccttcCTGTGCTCGAgcgagtgtgcgtgtacgtCCCGGCAGTGTTGGCGGCGCACCCGCCGAGGCTGCAGTGGTCGCTTCCGATTCCTCACCCCGGCCCGTTCGAGGCTCTCAGCCGTGAAGGGTGCGCGCCTCTGATCGGAGCCGTTGCCAAGGCTCAGGATGCCGCTCAGTGTGgtcgcgcgccgcctcggcggcgaTACGATGCCGCCTTTTTCCTGCAGGAGATGTGGCCCATAcaggtgcggcgcagctttCTTTTCCCCGACAAGCGTCTCCTCATCCACGACTGCGGCAAACTGCAGTTTCTCGAAACAGCGCTGAAGAAGATGCGAGACGACGGGCACCGCATGCTCATTTTTACCCAGTTTGTGCACATGCTGAACATCCTCGAGCGTTTTCTTGCCTTGATCGGGATCGTGTACACGCGCCTGGATGGCTCCACaaaggcggagctgcggcagcagtacGTCGACCGCTTCAACGCCGACCCGCGCATCACGTGCATGATTCTCTCCACGCGCTCTGGTGGCATTGGCCTCAACCtcaccggcgccgacacCGTCATCTTTTACGACAGCGACTGGAACCCAACCATTGATCTACAGGCACAGGACCGATGCCACCGGATCGGGCAGACTCGCCCGGTCACCATCTACCGCCTCATCAGCGAGCACACCGTCGAGGAGAGCATCCTGGAGAAGGCGCGAGAGCGAAAGAAACTGAACAACGTCGTCATTCGGGGCGGCCAATTTCACACGATTGCTGGAGTCAGCGGGCAGTAtgacgacagcgccgccgccttcgctgcACTTTCGAACCCGGTGAACCTGCGCAGCTTCTTTCACGACCTCGATGAGGACGCCACGGTGGCATCCGCGCCCTCTGCGGTTCCCATCGATgccagcgacagcgctggtgcggcaTCATCGCGACTGGACGTTCTTGAGGCGATGGCAGACGTCGAGGATGCGGAGGATCGCGCCGCGGGCcaagagctgcagcgcgagatCGCTGCCCATGCGGCGGAGGAAGCGAAGgggggcggcgacgatgactCCAGCGGACTGCCTCACCAGGGCGGCACCTTGTACAGCTGTTctgaaagagagaaggagcttGGCCCGTCTGCTGCGTGTGTCGTCAACGAAGACGCCAAGTGGCAGACGCGGCTGCCGAACTCGTTTCTTGATGCGCTGTTGTTGCCGTCCACCCGCCTCGGGAGCGGCGCAGCCTTCCACGGAAGCGAGGGCAGTTCCGTGGACTCCGTGTCCTCCGCCCAAAGCTCgtcggccgctgcgcttcttctcgCGGTGCGGAAACGGCAGCGCGAGATCGCCACCAAGGCGCACGCCCCTGTGGATCAGTTTCTTGCCTTTCAGTATGCAcgctgccaccgcgcagacgccgaggAAAGGTACAACGCGTTGGTTTTGTCGTACGGGCCGCACGTGAACGAGAGCGTCGGTGACGACGCCGACCTCGAGAAGGCGCGCATGGGCCTCTTTCAGCCGCGATTCCGTGTGGAGTACCGGCTAGGCCCCTGA